The Silene latifolia isolate original U9 population chromosome 4, ASM4854445v1, whole genome shotgun sequence region CCGCTTTCGAGACCGCTGCCGAGATATCCGCCCGTCGATCCACCACCCCAGTCTACCTCATCTGGAAgctcaaacgagctttcaacttAGGCTCAGAAGCAAAACTCAAGAACTCCATACAGACAATCCATACCCAAGTCACCAAAATCATCcaagaaaaacaaaaaacattTTCCAAAACCGACTTCAACGATCAACCCGCTAGTAGCCACGATTTCCTGTCCCGATTCCTGGCTGCTGGATATGACGGCGAGCTGGCAAGAGACATGGTTATCAGTTTCCTCATGGCAGGCCGCGATACTACTGCAGCTGCCATGACTTGGTTATTCTGGCTAATTTCAAGTAAAAATACTTCAGCCCGGGATTCTATCCGGGCTGAATTAGGTAGTGTTAAAAGTTCGGGTCAATTGGGGTACGAGGTCGTGAAGCGAGATATGGGATATTTACAAGCTTGTTTGTGTGAGACAATGAGGTTATACCCTCCAGTTGCATGGGATTCAAAGCATGCAGCAAACGACGACGTTTTACCAGATGGGACTAGGGTTAAGAAAGGTGAACGTGTTACGTACTTTCCGTATGGCATGGGGAGGATGGAGAAGATATGGGGGAGTGATTGGTCTAGGTTTGACCCTGACCGCTGGTTCGAGAAGGCAcaaaatgatgatgatgacagtAGTCGCGGAGGTTTGAAAATGGTTAACCCGTATGTGTTCCCTGTTTTTCAGGCTGGACCGAGGGTTTGTCTCGGGAAAGAAATGGCGTTTATACAAATGAAGTATGTTGTGGCTTCGGTGATTAGTCGGTTTGATTTTGAACCGGTTAGTTTGGAACCGCCTGTTTTTGTGCCATTGTTGACGTCTCATATGTATGGGGGTTTAAGGGTTAGGGTCAAGGAAATCGGATCTGCGTAATGGAcatacttcgtattttattaaTGAAGATTTTGCAAATTTGGAGCGTTTTTGCGAGCACAATCGGTACGTCTTGGTTGCCTCGTTTGGGTGCACGAATTTTGCACATATATGAAGCCTTCTATACTCGAGAGTAATGTATATGTAGAGTTTACTAGTTCCTCTATCTCACATTCTCACCTGTATCGTTTCATTTGAGTTTGCTTGATATTGGAGTTAATTTTTCGATTACGTCTTCTTCGTCAAGGTTTAAAAATAAGATTGAATAAGCTAGGCTATTATACAAGATATGGTAACCCTAATGCTAACCTCCATGGCTAAAATTGTATAAATGAATATGAAGCTCGTATTTATTTCTTTATAGTTAACAAATTGTATAAatgaatataaaataattacttagtgagattttggtggaaaatAAAAGGTTATAGTTTACCTTTGGTTAAATTTAGTAAAGGTCAATGACTACAAATCAAAtttgaaagtttttttttttttttttaattgttacgTTGTTAACCAGAAGTATCTCCCTCAATTGATAGCTCAGACAATTCTTTTGAAAGTCCTAAAAGATGATAGTCATTACAGTCACTTAGGATCAGTAAATCTAAGTCGGCTTATATAGCCCTGagtcggctcggtcaaagcttggCTCGTCGAAATCGGTGAAAACTGATTCCGAGCAGATTGCGGGCAGAGGTGGGCCAAATTCGAGCGGATTCGGAAGCTCATCGAGGCTcgttttatttttcttattatgACTTAATTTTGGCATGTtacaattatttttatttttaataaaatgttATTTAGCATTTGTCATTATATTCTTATTATAATTGGTAAAAATTTTatatttgcattttttttaaaaataattattttaatttgatttaatagttaaaaaaaggaaaaaaaaatattgaaTTAACCTAGCTCAAGTCGAGCTCGAGTTTCTAAGCCGATTCCAAACCCACCCGAGCTCGAACTCAAACTTAGATCGGTTACACCTCAGTCCATATTCACACCAACCAACTTTGATATTACTGATTTAGTGAccatatatttaattattaatgaatAAATCAAACACTTCATCGAATTTTCTGATTGAATTCTATTTTTGCTATTTCTCGAAGTATTTTTTATGCTCAATCCCTTCCATTTTTACGTTATAATGTGTGAACTCATAGCTCTATTATTTGTTGGTTTGAATAGTTACGTTCGTAAAAAGAGATATGttgttttcaaaaacacaaaatcaGTCCATATCACTATAtgcctaacctaataataatggGCCACGAACATGTCAACGGAAATCTCGTCATTGCAAGAAACAAAAACCAAGGGAAGATTTCACAGTTTAGTCCTACTTCATATCTAaatcaaaccaaaaaaaaatcctAAAAAGTAGTTATGCAAGCGTTACGGCTGGTTTATGCAAGTTTAACTCCAACAGAATTCATGCATCACATAAATTTTAGGTCTCTCTTGTGACGtatatatccgtcacaaacttgtgacgggtgAAGTACCACTCACATTGTTAGAAAAGACAAAAGTAAAGGTAAGGGAATTACAAAAGGCTTGTCTTTATTTATGCAAATGAtttttatttgacccgtcacaagaaTATGACGGAGAttacccgtcacaaatgagaatttgtgattgcCTAATACCTATTGGGACAACAAATTTGCAGTAAGAAAAGAACCTCGTTGATATGGAGTATCCCACCTGATGTACATGTTATTGTGTGACACACTTTTTTTCCAGTATTAGGTTACTGTAGGGACTAATTAAAGGACTATATTGGGCGAGGCAACCGACTGCTTGTAGCCGAAATTCCTATCAATCGTACGGTTTCTACTTCATTTTAGGCCTTTTGTGCATCACGTTTTTCTTCTGTTTCTATGCTTTCGGCTTCATCAACACACCTTAGCCAATAaggtttcttttttgtttttttgggatAGTATTATTTTGAAAGACCGAGTAATGCACCCATCCACTTATACCCTACTTACTTATCCTTCAGAGTTTATCATTTACAAGCTTGGACGGACATGTGAGGATCTATATGTGAAAAAGTATCCAATCCAACGGGCCTATTATGCATTGTACAAGTCCATTAAAGCGGGCTTACTAGTATTATCCATGTCTGCGCACTTTAAACTGGCGGGCTTGTCCGTGGTCTTACGGGCTTGAATGCAAAAATATACTtcgtattaatttatttttttgtaataaaattaaggcTACGAATTAACCAAAACATTGCAAAATCAACTTACTATTTACAAATTCCAAGTTAAATTTAAAATTGGTTAATTAAACAAGATTATTTTAAAGTTACAAATCTCTAAAAATCAAATTACTTTCTTTATCACTAATACAAATTTAATTTCTTTTACTCTGCGGTATAATTTTACTTTATTAGTTTTTGTTTATAtattatataatataaacaaaatttaaatttttaaatagaatGTACTTTTAGCGGGCTGGCttctttattatgtttatatcCACCTACGAAAAATAGTTGGCCGAACTTGGCCCGTCTGTCAAATAATTGTTTTGACTTTTTTCTTGTTCAAGCTCACATAAATAGTGAGTCAGACAGAGAAGGCCTAGCGGGTCGTCCCTAACTTGATCAGCTCTGCTACGCCTCTACCCACCACCAAGGCACCAACCACAACCCCTCCTGAAACCCACCAACTAACCAGTCACCCACAAGGCCATAAGTAAAGGTGGCAATCAGGTCGATTAATGGTCGAAACATTTATAATGCCCATTACTCCATTAGGGTTAACCCAACTAATCCTCCACCTCGAGTGAAATTATATTCGTCTCAATATAACACCTCTAATCACCACACATATTCATTCTTGTTTTTCTTCTTCACGAATATCCGATCTAAAATCTCACATTTTTAGTATCCGTACCTGATACAATTTTCCGGTACGTACACTTTTCATGTATCCGGTTAACCCAAATACACGAAAATCATATATACGATATCCAATTTTCAGCCGATTGATCTAAATAATGCAACTGTCTCAAATCTCAATACTATTGACGAAGATCCTTAGTGGTATATCTTAGGAAGTATACTTTTTGTCGTTCCAATCGACGATGATTTCTACCCGAGAACAACGTGCATGAAATCAGCCGTAATTAGACACTACTACGATATTATTGCGGCGCTCACTCATCATTCTTAAAACCTCAAAGTCCAAACCATCAACattaattttgtttttctttaaaGGGACCATCGTCCATCTCTATATTGATTAGGGCTAGCTACTAGCTTCTAGCCTTCGACGTGTACTCTTATTAAACCCTTTATCTGTTATCCATTTTAGTAAAAAAATTTTCATAATTATAGCTCGCCAAAGGACAATAGTGTTGGCATCAATTAGGTAAAGGGAAGAATAAAGAGTAGTACTAATCAATATCATTGGTCCCGTCAAAGACATGATGTTATTATACAAACATCAACTCCTTAAGAAGTTTAGAATTTACATTTAGTTATGTCAATATTTCGATTTTATTTTGATTACCCGATATTTTATTATGAATATTGACTTATTTAAATAtgtaaattattaaaataaaatatcaCGTTACCCTAATAAACTATTCTTGTACAAGTACTCTctccattttttaatatatgacgttttgctttttcgaggcgagcctttgactttaatatttacaaaaatatatttggtaaaaaattataaaaattataccattaaattccttatgaaaaactctttcacatgagtatacatatcactatATTTAAGCATATAATTTGAGAGATATTAAAGTGAGAAGtatgtgtctcgaaatgtgagaaagtcatatataaaaaaacagagggagtatattataGTAACTTATTTAGTTGAGTTTTGTGCTATTGGGCTTGTCTTTTCTAGAATACGGGACAATTTGTGTTCAACAAATTTAGAGAAAAAAAACTGTAATTGTActagtttaaattaacaaaataaaaaaaaatcttaaAACAATTTTCAGAAATGTTTTAAATAAATTGTAGAGGACTATCTAAAAAAAATTGCAATTAATAATGAAGGTGTTTGCATATTATTTCTTTTTCTGAGGGGGGATTTTCTCATCTTTTTCATCAACTAATGAGTTTCATTTCTTCAAACTAAcaatcgaatttttttttttttgttatgtaTATGAAATATTGTCTAAAACAATATACAGAAAATTAAATGACTTATTATATAACTAACTTCAAATTAAATACTTTTTTATAATTTAATGGTGAATTAACACAAATACTACTATACAACTTGTTGTACAATAACATTGTACAACCATAACAAATCTAACCGAGCTTACTTGTATTTTTTCCGAAGTTTTAtgattttttatttatatttaaattttttttatgtcaaaattaaaatctaattgaGCTAATCTATactatttttgagttttattataattttttaagcCAAACTTTTTGTAATGGAACTCAAAATCTTTCAAATAAATAAAGCTCGTAATGTACAACATTATGCATGAGTCTGAAACTCTAAGCTTAAATAATTCATTATAAAGCTCATGTTCTTTTTTATACAACCAATACAACTGGTTATATAGTCTATTTACTGGTAAATTATTGGGAAAAAGTAAGGAGTATATATATAAGTTCTAATCATTTGTttgtctttgattaaaatatctttCACAAGGaataaaaaagtaaaaaataatTGGGATAAAGGGAGTTTATTACTATAATCAGTCACAACGTGCGCACTGATATTTGTAGACACCTAAACGAACTCATGTGAACACTCTTTAGTCTAAAGGTTCAAGCCAGTCTAATTAAGTGATAGGTTAAATACCGAGAATATAGTCTCTTCTTAGGGTTTATACCAAATGAGGAGTCTCTTATGACGATTTCTCAAAACTTTTCCCGTATTCAAATAAAAAGTTTTATACACATCGAAAATCTATTCAACAATAAAATCGATTCAAAATAATAGTTCGGCCATCTCTAAGACTCAAACCCCGGTCTAGCAGTCTCTAGCACACGAAATTCACATACAATAATACGACTGTAGTAGCCATACATGcattattcaattcaattactcgTACTTTATTTGTCAACCACGCAtgccaaaacaaaaacacaatttattAAACACAATCACGCACTATCTAGTTGTCGTCGACATTTCACTTACCTCAGTTGATTGATACTTGATAGCCCCACTAATCTCACCATCTCCACCTCTCTATATATACTTAATTTAATACCCGTCTCATTTCCCCCTCCAAACTTCTCCCATTCACATATTCTCATATAAAAAAAACATCATAACTTCTTCTTCAATAATTTcaccaaaaaataaaaattaataaaaaatgtaTTCATTAACTCCAATAGATCTCTTCCTTTCCTTCTCATTTCTGCTCTTCATTTCCTCAATTCTTTACGCAAAACTGTCCACTAAATCGTCAGCAACTGATGATACGCATAATAAATATAATGATAATAAACCGCCTACATATCCGATCATTGGGTGCTTGATCGCATTCAACCAAAACAAAAGAAGGCTTTTAGAGTGGTACACAGAGTTACTAGCCGCGTCCCCAACTCAAACAATAGAAGTGAGTCGATTGGGAGCGAGGAAGACGGTTGTAACAGCAAACCCTGAGAATGTAGAGTATATACTTAAAACAAAGTTTAATAACTTTCCAAAAGGACAACCATTTGCTGAACTTGTAGGGGATCTTCTTGGACGCGGTATTTTTAATGTAGACGGGGAATTGTGGGCTTCGCAAAGAAAATTGGCTAGTCATGAGTTTACTACAAAGTCTTTAAAAGAGTTTGTTGTTAAAACTTTGGAAGATGAAGTTGAAGGAAGACTCTTTCCTTTGCTTCAAACTGCTGCTAATGAAAATAAAGTCATTGACTTACAGGTTAGTCAATTATGTCATCTTACATGCACTTTTATTTGTTGTGTTCATCCTTCGTTATTAGTCTTATACGGAGTACGGAGTAGTTGAGTACGACTAGTAGATGTTAGGGTAACTAAATCCTTCTAGAATAGGTTTAAGTCGGATCCAGGATTTACAGTTCTAGGAAGAAAAAGATTGTAAAAGTAAATTATTAATACAATAAGGTAAACTtgaaaaaagaaaatatttaAATAATTACGAATTTTAGAAAATGGGAAAATGAGTTAACGTCACGCGATCGGGTTTTGTACCAAGTACCAGCACAAAAGCACCATACATATATTggattattattttattaatatattattaaaaaaaatcgtCACAGTGGTAATAGTAAAAGTGAGAAACTTTTTTACTACGCGGTTATTACACTCTtttcttttcaaaattttagaGTTCTTATACTGTTAtgttttaatcatgtaattaagaTGGAGGTATTATGAACAGTAATCGTAAGATGAAGTTTTCAAACTCTTTACTACGCACCATACATATATATTGGATTATTTTATAAATTGGAGTTTTGTTGTTTGAAGGTTTATTTTAGGTTCATGTTGACAAAGGTCTTTTGAAAAAGTTACATCGTTGAAATATTTGAACCACTAAATTACATTATTTTATGTggcactttctcttattttgtgtGATATTACAAAATTACATTATTTTATCCAAGACAATTTTATTTGTGGTGTTTTGTTTCCCTAAATATTATTCCCGTCCCGGTTAATAATTACGAATTTTACAGAATCTAGCTAGCGGAGATtccattattatttatattactcGTATTTGGCATTATGACAGCATTTGCTATTCTTTTCGGATTAGATACGGAGTATATAGAACATTAGAACGTGTATATACGTTGAAAAGATTCTAATTTTAGTATATTTTATCATTCTCAAGAGTCCAGGCCTAagggcttgcctggaatccatGGAATAATTAGGGGGTAAATTTTAACTGGGCGATAATTACTGGGGAAGTTAATTACTTGAGTAATGAGTTCCTTGAAGATAAGTTTGGCATATGAGTAATGATTACTGACTAgatgttttactcccttaatcattacccaggggggagggtgggtaatgtattaccccttcATGAGGGTAATAGATTCGGGAGGTGAATAATTACCCTCATACCAAACATAGAAAACATTCCTTACATATCACTCCCCTATTCATTCCCCtccttttaccctcaatccaagcgagccctaaaacctaattactccCTTTATAACTTTAAACACAAATTATTATTTGCGGCGACTTATCAAACCTAATATTCAATTTTAAAATGTTCACTAGCTTTGTTATTTTTTATATTGAgtttaataaaaattaaacaaataattaagacgGATATAATGTAATATATTAACTAAATATTGAcatttgttattaatattatattatcTACGCATATATTTTTCAACTCGACatataaatgtaaagaaatgattgaAGCATAACTCGACGTAAATTTAGGACAACACAAGTCAAAATTCAAAAGGGATGTGAATTAATAAGTACTCTTGAGTCTCGTTAAGAATGATATTAGTCAAATTACTCCgtaatatttaattaattttgatttttaagtttttgtatattaaaactaAACGCAATCTACTAGGGTGGCCGTCAACATCAAGAATAATTATTATAGGTTAATTACTTAATTAGGGATTAGACAAATATTTGGGGATTA contains the following coding sequences:
- the LOC141652835 gene encoding cytochrome P450 94B3-like, with the translated sequence MYSLTPIDLFLSFSFLLFISSILYAKLSTKSSATDDNKPPTYPIIGCLIAFNQNKRRLLEWYTELLAASPTQTIEVSRLGARKTVVTANPENVEYILKTKFNNFPKGQPFAELVGDLLGCGIFNVDGELWASQRKLASHEFTTKSLREFVVKTLEDEVEGRLFPLLQTAANENKVIDLQEVLKRLTYDTICKVSLGTDPNCLDLSVPVPPLIAAFETAAEISARRSTTPVYLIWKLKRAFNLGSEAKLKNSIQTIHTQVTKIIQEKQKTFSKTDFNDQPASSHDFLSRFLAAGYDGELARDMVISFLMAGRDTTAAAMTWLFWLISSKNTSARDSIRAELGSVKSSGQLGYEVVKRDMGYLQACLCETMRLYPPVAWDSKHAANDDVLPDGTRVKKGERVTYFPYGMGRMEKIWGSDWSRFDPDRWFEKAQNDDDDSSRGGLKMVNPYVFPVFQAGPRVCLGKEMAFIQMKYVVASVISRFDFEPVSLEPPVFVPLLTSHMYGGLRVRVKEIGSA